A window of Phragmites australis chromosome 2, lpPhrAust1.1, whole genome shotgun sequence genomic DNA:
TAAATATAGGAAATTATGCCTGAACTCACCTAAAGAGAACGGAAGATGGATGTATGTAAACTTCTTGTGAGGTCCTAATTGTTTTATACATTCCATTCTGGCTGTATTCCTATAACACAGAAAAACATCAGGGTCGCCGAAAATTTGTTAATCCATACAACTACCAAAATTGCATCAGCTAGAGATCATTATTTTTGCAGCACAAATGTGCAGTCAAatgtaagaagaaaaagaacaaaaagcATAAGCcagcaatatggtataggggCAAATGGTAAGGCGTCCAAGTTAAACCTTGATGTTTCGAATTGCATGCCTAACAATTGTGCCCATGCCCAGGCTGTTAAACATTGAGGTCTCCTCATAAAATGTTGTTTGAAGGACAGATGTGTCCCCTGCCCAGGCCCAAGAGCTAGGTGGACGCATGACCACAGAGGAGACCTCCAGAGTAGGTATAGGATGCAGGACCAAAGAAAAAGGAGCCTCCTGGGTCAAAACTAGCATGGGACAAGCATACCAAAGCATACATCTAACGGTCTTATGCAATCAAAATGCATACACAAATAGAATAGAAACAAAGTGGAATCGTGAAGTACAACAAAGGTAGTATCACGCTAATGGATAGTGCACCCCAGATGCCCATAAATATGCCTTTGTGGTGTGTTTCTTTATATTTCAATGCTTATAATTATTCACAAATTACTATTTGTGCCAcaaatgttgcttcttttgatctACCAATTGCTACTTAACAATTTAGCATTTTGGGGTGCACTATCCATCAGCAAGGTACTACCTCCATTGTAATTTGTATTTTCAAATTATATCTGTTCTATTTATCTACAATTTTGGACTTCACAAGACAATTAGGTGTATGATGGGTACACTTGTCTCATGGTAGCTTTCACTAATTAGTACCTCCTCTATTTTCTTACTGTGCTCACCCCTCTACCAGATGATGACTGATGACACCGTCAAGTATCAGAGATGTGCCTACCTCATGCCCCTCCCCTCCGGAACAGGCAGTCACCGCTACAGAGTGCCATGGAcacccccccaaaaaaaaaaaaatcaccacaCTCAGGGTCATTCATTTTGACCAGGACCGGACCTTAGCCTTTGTATATTTCATGGAATTCTCATCTGTAACGTATCACTTTCAGGTTTCTAAACTATTCATTGCAAAAActatatttttctttcaaacttaaGACATGTTTCTAATCGGGCCAGTTCAACCTGGTCCCAGCAAGGCCAGCAGGCTGCAGGGGAAAACAATTACAAAACCCCAATCTTTTGGCATGTCTGGACTGGCCTAATCCTAGCAGGCTCATGTTTTCTCGACCAGATTGGCAGACTACCATCAGTTTACCAATGCACCAATAAATATTTTCAGCTCTAAATCATATATTGAGCGTGGATTAGGGAAATTAAGCTCAGGCTACATGTAAGTGACACACGAGACTATCAAATCTGCTCAGTAATGTAACATGAAAACATTTTAAAGAAATAGAAAGAGTACCTCCAAATGACATGCATTAGCAAATGAACCAGCAATTATGGCCTTTCTAACTGCCTGCAGAACATCAGGATAGCAATGCAGTAAGCATAAGCACATGGGTATAATTCATAGCTCATAAAGAATCCATTCAGGAAAAGTTAAAGCACTTCAAGAGAAGTATAATGGTTGAAACAGACTGTGTACAGAGCTGATAGCGAAAATAACcaattctaaaaataaaaagacaaaCTAATGATAGTATGTGCTAGCACAATGGTGGTTTGTATTGGGTATGTCCCCCAATTAATGTATAAGACACAAATCCACTCTAAGTGTAGATATTTGTAAGGCGTTTCAAAAATTGGTGCCCTGGGCCGCCTACGAGCTGGGTCACCTCGCCACCGTGACTATCGTCCTGATCGCTGGCGGTCCAATGCAGGCTGGACGTGGCGGTGCAAGGCGGCATTGGGCATCCGATTCGCTGGTTATTACCACCAGATCCTTGTCCATCCCTACACCTGCGCTGCTGCCATAAGCAAAGGAGACGAGGGTGGAAGTGATGGACTGATGAGGGAGAGAAGTGAAGGGTGGCGAGAGTAGAGGTAGAGGCAAGGTGCCCGGTTGCATTTCTTTGCTTCCCTACCTCCTAGGTTCTCAACTGAACTCACCCCCCAACCCCCATGGCAATCCCACCCACCCACAAAAAAATTCCTCCTAGCTCCTAGTGACTTTGTATGATTACATTATTATTGGACTATCCGTAGTGAATACTGATTGTATTCCCTGAGTTGTAAGCTAAATGTGTCTAGATATCTCTGCAGATGAGGACAATTATTGCCAGATTGCAACCTCATCAAGTTATTTCCCAATCGAGTTGGGTATTTCAAAATAGCATAAGTATGCATATTAATAGAATAGCACATTATGAGAAGAAAATGTATTGCTATTTGGTTAACATCATCAACCATATCGAAAATTAACAACTgcacaaaaataattctagtaCAAAAATACCTTTGCATGCAATGCAACTACAAAGTGACAATATCAGAAGATAGAATCATAGCTGTAAAGTACGATTTAAGACACAATGTTGCAGAAAACACTTGAATTTACCACAGTATGCACAAAGTACTGgtgaaaaaaatagtatatctTGAAAGACCCTACCTGCATATCTCTGTCACATGACTTCAAATGTATTCCAAACCTCTTCATTACCCTGAGAAGCTGCTCCCTGATGTCAATAACCTTCTTCTGCAGCAATGAGCAAATGATGTTATTCAAAATGAGTGTGAGCACGTGTAGCAATAGGAGAACAATATAGTTTTGGATATGTCCATATACTTAATTAAAAAGGATTGTGTCGTTATGCAGTGAATACAGACCAGTGCTTGGTAATTCAAAAAGTTCTTGTAACACCATTGACTAGATTTTCCAGACTTGTGAAATCCTCTGTAGATATTCAGGAATGTTACATGATCTCCCTGTGGTGCAATACATGTTTAAAACCATTAGCAACAATGATCAAATAACAAGAGTAAATATATAAAACACATGCTTCTGATAATTTACGCATGCATGCGCAGAagtgccgggggggggggggggggatatggATAGCACCAGTCATATACATTTTCAGGGAACTATTTGTCACAGCTTTTGTGAAGTAACAACGCTGTAAATTTGTCATCCAAGTTCCAAATATAGTTAAAACTGTCTAGTTTCAGAACACAATCAGAAACAGAGTAAATAAAAGACGGACCTATTTAACGACAAATTTCAATGGGTGTCCCATGAAACTTGACCACACTAGACATGGACTTGTCAATATTAAAAGCTAAGTAGCATCAGGAGTCctgagaaaacaataaaaatttGCAGCAAGTTGATTCTGCAAACCTCAGCAGCAGCAAAACGAAGCTTGGCTTCATCAAATTCCTTCTTCACTCCCCTCATAGAAACCCACACAGACTGTACAAACCAACAGGTGTCAGAACAATTGGAAGATTGAAATAgcacaagaaaatgaaaagAGGAATCTGAGATACAAATTCTAACCTGAACAGATAGAAATGATGCTATCGTCAATATCTCATCAGAGCATCCAAAATCATTGGCTAACAAGATCATTTTCGAAATCATGGGGTCCTACAAGAAATTAAATTGTTACTGCACATATCAGTCTCTTAACTTGGACACAGAATGCTGCTCAGCACAAACATAGGAAAAGAAAATATACAGAAAAGGCAAGCACAGAAACACATGAACTCCTGTAAGTAAACGACCAACATAACAGCATAATTGTACAGCTGATGCAGTGCTGTTGGAACCTCATCAACCATATTGAGCATAGTTAGTCACAATGTATATCAGAGGTGAAGGGCAAGTCAATTCATAAATCATTGTAAGAGTACTAAACATAGtaattgaaaaaataaggaTGCAGCAACAATAGCTCCCAAAGCTTagatacaaaataaagcatGCCAAAATCATTGTTGGCTGCACCACCAACATCCCACTATGCAACAATCTCATTCAATGAAACTTAACTAGCGGTCTGCCAGGCAAACATATACAAGCAATACTCCCAAAAGTACAATTCCGAAATAGTAATTGCAACAACCATGTTATTCAATAATTTTCTTTGAACAATGTTTAACTCAATTGCCTACCCAACTTGCTTGGGGCAGGTTTTTGATTAATCATGAATATCGTAAAATCAGTTTGACAGTCACAGAGCAGACTTGTTCAGTCCAAACTCCTGTGCTACTGCAGTAACCATGAAAGGTAGTAAAAATTTCCAGGAGAGACTGGCGGTCAATAGTTTGGCCCCTCTAAATCTCTGATCCCCACAAAAAAATTAGTCAATTATGAGCTTTCCTCGCAGGAGTTTTGTGGCCTGTAAATTTTTTTCTACAAATATATGGCTAATCCAGATATTCAGAAATTATAATCCAGAAATGGTACCAACTGGCGGAAGTGTCTAAACTTGCTCAAATCCAAACACAGGGAAGAGCTGACTCACTCAGTTGTCATGGCAGGATTACCTGAGCACTACAGCAAGCATGGCTTGCCACAGCAATTGTTGCTGTAGCAAATTGTAAAAAGGTTCCAAACAATGAACATTCCAGTATAGATGCAATTTATATCAGGGAAATATAAAAGTATTAAGCTACACATACCAGAGGGATCTCAGCAACTTGGAAGCCCATGGGTACAGTTAGTTTGGCATCTTCATCAAGGATTCCTAAGGAGAATAGAACTTCGAGAGCACGAATCATTGCCTCTGGTGATGGAGACGCAGGCCAATCAAACCCTAAAATGTTGTCTATGCCCAGGGCTTTCAACTACAGAAAGTAAATATTAAAAGGGTTATATTTGTGAACTtcaaagagaagaaaattatCTGTAAGGTTGTAAATTTTATATCATATTATCTCAGGCACATATACAAGAGAGAGTTGGGCTACATGGACCTCTACGGACCATATAGACCAAGTGAGCTATGTGCAAACATATATACTTAACAATACTAATATTCATAATCTTGCTaaccaaaagaaaatataatcTTATCTTCTGTGCAAAAGAAACCAACACcattttttattatctttatcATAAATGTCAGAACTCGCAAGACAATTTAATATATCATATTAATCTACAGTGCATGCTTCATTCCAAACTTTCCAAAACAAACTGTCCCTGATTCTCTGTGGTGTAATGGAATTTTCCTGGTTTCCTGATTCAGGCACTCAGCAAATCCAGCTATAATCTTGGTGCAGTAACATGTTTTATACCACTTGACATGAAACAGTATTACATGTAATTGTacatgtgtttttcttttggtAATATTATGGTAGGTTCACATATAAGACCACATAAGCACTGAAAGGTAGGGTGGGCTAGAACATAAGTATGAATTATGTATCTATAATATAAGTAAACAGATTAGGGAATAGACAGACCAAGTTACCTGTATTATGCAGGAGACTAGGTTAGACCTTTGCATTTCTGGAATGCCTTCTGACTGCATTTCATTAAGGTAATATTCCTCGGTATAAAGCCTGCAGGAGATATCAGGTAATGAAATTATGATACACACAAAGATAGTGAAATATTCAACCCAATGCGGAAAAATGTTATAGTCCACACAACACTGAATCCACATGACTTATTAGTGAACTAGTCTTAATTTTGAAATATTCAATAGAATCATGAAATGAAATGTTTTACATGTAAAAGATGACTTCAGGATCAGTTATGGTGAAAAATAAGCCAGCATGATCAACCAACATAAATGCCATCAGAAGAGGACACACAAAAATAAACATCATGGCGTGTATTACCAAGAAAAGGGCAATAATTCAATGACAGAACTGTTCAACCTACCTAAAGCACTTCCCAGGTCGCATCCTTCCAGCTCTGCCTGCTCTCTGCCTTGCGGACGCCTTGGATATGGGTACGACAACTAAACTCTCGATGTCAGAAATCTGAGaccgaaaaagaaagaaagaaagtagAGTCATGCGGCAAGAAGACGACTAAAAACCACTACATAAGACTACACCAAGCAATTTGACTTCAGTCTTAATTGCCCAATATAGCTTAAAAGTATGTGTGGCGGATATGCCACCAAGAATGCATAAACACCGAAGTGTGTGATAAATGACTTTCAGACATGCTTCACCCTTTGAGAGTTTGTTGGTCCTAGCTGCTTGCCCTTTTAAGTGCTTCAAGATTTGAGTGACTCCTACTGAAAGGATGAAGCTCCTATTGTAAGTGCACCATTCTATTTTTCTAATAAGCAGTAATTCTAGcaaacaagagaggagatacATCTACTCATGAGGAATGCTTTTACAGGTACAAATTAGATACTGGATTCGAAAGTGAGAGATTTTCTCGTGGGTGCCTACCAGGTGAATGGGCACTGGCAAATGAGAATTGAAGGTCATTGCACCAGTTGCCATTCAAATTTCACTTAAAGTATTCTacgaaaagaaaacaaaagtaaAGCTATATCTATGACAAGCAGATTGCAGTACTGAAGTCagattgagaagaaattgtggACTATTTGTCACTGAGAATGGATAGAAAAACTACCGGATTATAACACTTCTGCTTAGAAAACCCACTATCAACAACATACACCACACCCTGCACAACACTTGGAGAAATCAGTCATATATCAACAACCAACATGGTACTTGTTACTTGTTAGCCTAACCATGCAGTACCTCCAGAGTCAATGACGTCTCAGCAATGTTGGTTGATATCACAACTTTCCTTGTCCCTTTTGAAGTAGAAGCAAAAATGAGATCCTAGAGAGCCAAAGAGCAACAGACAGTGTCAACATGGAGCGACAACCAATCCAATATAGTTTACTGATAACATTACTGTGGACTACTTACTTGATCTCCCCGAGGAAGGCTGGAGTATAAGGGCAAAATCAGCAAGTCTGGGAATGGAAGCAATCTGAATGCATTAGAAATCATAATTTATATCCACAAGCAGAAGGCGATTTGGCAAGTGGTCTTGCAAGGACCAGACATATGTTTCCAGAATTACCCTCCCCTAAAGGTGATTAGTAACATTAACCTAGTTTATTTCACTATTCTCCATGCTGCATAGATAAGAAATTACCCAAATAGTGTCGTCCAAGGTGTTGAATCTCTTCATTTAGCAACTTAACAGCAGCATCTATATCATCCTGGCCAGTTAAGAACACCAAGATATCCCCTGGCGGTTCCTGCAAAATTAAATCAATAAGTGATGGTAAAGGAATTTTATAACGAATGGGAACCTTCCAATAAAGAAGAGTTTAAATATAAGAATATGGCAAAGAACACTACAGTAACAATACAAGATGAAAGATTGCAGCTCTATATTCACTTCAGCGACTAAAacactattattttttaaaaaaccaagGGCAGGACCGCAGGAGCTCTACCATTCATTTCAGAAAGAAGATAATAAACACTATTAAAAGAATCATTACACCGCCTCTATATCTGATGGACTATGATCAACACTAAAGAGTTTCTTTAACCACTGTCTGATGTCATAAGCTCAGTAATGATGAAAGACTGGGAGACTATGCTTACTCTGTAAGGTAAATGTTATATATTATATAGATGTCTCTTAGTTACAAGGATAGGAAGACAGTTTTTTCCTCTCTATCTTTTTCTCGGTTTGCTTCCTTCGTAAATATTTTGATGAATTGTCTCTTAATCAACAACAAGCGCTCTAATTTTGATGCCTACACTTCTAATTTTTTAGAGCATAAATGTATGTTCATTACAGCTGTTAAGTGATAATTTGAGTGACAATGCTTACAAGACTGAGCATGTAATTGCGCATAACACTTTTCCTGATCACATAGAGTAACGACGATTCGCTTCGACTCATACAAGTTAATGGTAGTAAAGTTTATATTAGCTTCAGAGCTGCATCTAAAATCTGAAACAGTAACCTGAATAAGCTTGATGCTTGCTTTATTAGGAATAGTAACGGACCAAGAGATGTAAAAAATAGACCAGACAAATCAGATAGGGTATAAAGGAAACCGAGTTCCAAATGGTCAAAGTATCCAACTAAGAAGCAGAATAGCCAACAtaacatttatttttttgttagaCAGCAAGAAATTATTAACCTTTTCATGAATAAGAAGTACAGTATTCACAGCAGTCTGCAAGTAGTCTGAGACAGGTTCTTCAACATAATGAATTTCCACCGTGTACCCTTTACCCTGAAGAACCAAATTATATTATGAAGATTTCGGCATTGTCCCATTTGATTTTTATCTCAAAAGGAGAACATACTTCAACAGAAAGTATAGCAGGTTCTGGGCTGGGCAAATGATCAGAAGATCCAAGCAAGGAACTCTTCCGCCTGTATGTGAAGAAAATACAAATATCAGGCCTGCCCTGACTTTTTAGTGAAAAATAGAGTGCACCAGTGCATATGATGGATGCATGTGATGTTTACTTGTTTAGCAACCAGACACCATTGCATGTATCAGAGGTAACAATTGGATGAGGTTGATTGAAAGAGCTCTCATTGCATTACTGTAGCAAGGCTTTTATCTTGTTACTGGAAAGAAACTACCAGTGAAGAATGGCGCACTGCATGAGATTCCTACAGGTGCTAGTATGTCCTGTCACATGGTTACCAAGAATTGGGAACAATTTAGTACCATGGCAATAATTGAGAAAccatattacaaatttcactaTATTTTAAGGCAACTGTGCTTGTTCACGCAGGCCATCTAACTAAATTGCTCTTTCAAGAAATTTCCTGATAGCTGCAATGGACATGTTTTACTAGCTAAAGTTATCACGGAAAAGCAACAAGATGCAGACATGCAAGGACATGAAACTTCTTGTTAAGATATAGGGATTGACCTAATGttgaaaaaggttgacatggATCTTGCTTCAATCGTTGCAGAGGAGATGATCAGACGCAACTCAGGCCGCCGGCGTTGAATCTGATTTGTCCGTGTAAAGAGATTATATCACACACAACATAATGAAGAGGAAGCCAACTCTGATATTCAAAAAATGCTAACCTTTTTCAAGAGTCCAAGCAACATGTCAGTTGAAATGGACCTTTCATGAGCTTCGTCTACCATAATTACGCTAATAAAACAGAAAGATGTGGATTAATGTGTGAATAAAAGATAACTGATATGGAACCCTTCAAGACGACAAATTAGATAATCATCAataaattttgttccattataAATAACTGAATATCAGCAATGTATACTAAGAACATCAAAGAGGGTTACTTGTAGtacaattttttcaaacagaATTGAGTAATCATGACAAAAACAGGTAACTATTTGGAATTCAAGCGTATGGGTGTACCTATATTTGGTCAGAAGAGGATCTTCCATCATTTCTCTGATCAATACCCCATCTGTGAGAAATTTGATCATGGTCATACCCTGTGAAACCATGTTAGCATAAGCAGGGTAGTAGGACAAGAAAAAACCTAAACATTTTAAGTATCCACTTTGAACTTTGATACCCAATAACCCAAATCAGTGTGTGTTTTTGTTATGTTTTAATGAAATAACAAATCAACAAAAGAACATTGTAGACATATTACAGTGTTTCATATCCAAGGACTCAGATAAAGAGAACCAGTGCAAGGAGAAAAAATTGATCATACCGGATTTGTTTGATCTTCAAATCGGATTGTATAACCAACTTCTTCTCCAAGTCTCACGCCAACCTCTTCCGCTACTCTTGATGCAACTGTCTGTTCAAATTACTAAGATGTGTTGAAAAGGCAATgataagaagaaaagaaaagaaaagaaaaacagagaAACATCTGCAAATGCAGTCTACAAACATAAGATCTTCCATAATAGGAAATTACACGACCACAGTTTGTAAAACTAGTAAAATTTTACTCAGCTTCCATCTTGTAAGTCAGTAGGAAACTAAGCATTATATTCTACCCATTGACTGCCCTAGAATGGATGTAAGAAATCTAGGACCACATGAATATGTTTTTAGCAGAGGTCTTTCCAATGCTAAAAATTGCTACATAGATCATTTCTTCAATGAACATTATTTTGCCAGGATATAGTCCAAAGTGGAAATACTCTTTTATGTGTACCCAGAAACAATAATCttttatgtgtgcccagaaacaAAAACATGCCACATGCCTTCATCAGacagatggtcaaacagaaagaCCTAGTTTTGAATAAACTAGATAGTTTGCACAAGCACAACTGATTGAAGACTAAAAGCACTTGATACCTGCACAGCCAATCGTCTGGGCTGAGTGCATCCTATAAGTCGACCACCGTCAGCCCAACCAGCCTCTTTAAGGTACtgattcaaaatacaagttATAAATGAAACAGAACCAGTAAGATAGTATTAAATTATATGGAGATTACTGTTTTGAGAAGTTGTT
This region includes:
- the LOC133893030 gene encoding probable pre-mRNA-splicing factor ATP-dependent RNA helicase DEAH9; this translates as MSRFWKPGSDKPSTLLVDDEEGGVVFLPSSTSSASSSGFGYASLERQRQRLPVYRYRKAILYLVERHATTIIVGETGSGKSTQIPQYLKEAGWADGGRLIGCTQPRRLAVQTVASRVAEEVGVRLGEEVGYTIRFEDQTNPGMTMIKFLTDGVLIREMMEDPLLTKYSVIMVDEAHERSISTDMLLGLLKKIQRRRPELRLIISSATIEARSMSTFFNIRRKSSLLGSSDHLPSPEPAILSVEGKGYTVEIHYVEEPVSDYLQTAVNTVLLIHEKEPPGDILVFLTGQDDIDAAVKLLNEEIQHLGRHYLDLLILPLYSSLPRGDQDLIFASTSKGTRKVVISTNIAETSLTLEGVVYVVDSGFSKQKCYNPISDIESLVVVPISKASARQRAGRAGRMRPGKCFRLYTEEYYLNEMQSEGIPEMQRSNLVSCIIQLKALGIDNILGFDWPASPSPEAMIRALEVLFSLGILDEDAKLTVPMGFQVAEIPLDPMISKMILLANDFGCSDEILTIASFLSVQSVWVSMRGVKKEFDEAKLRFAAAEGDHVTFLNIYRGFHKSGKSSQWCYKNFLNYQALKKVIDIREQLLRVMKRFGIHLKSCDRDMQAVRKAIIAGSFANACHLEEYSQNGMYKTIRTSQEVYIHPSSVLFRVNPKWVVYQSLVSTDKHYMRNVIAIEPSWLTEAAPHFYQFRSPNPALH